The Mauremys mutica isolate MM-2020 ecotype Southern chromosome 20, ASM2049712v1, whole genome shotgun sequence genome contains the following window.
CTTTATAATAAGGTTCCATTGATACTGTAACCATCTCAGTATGTAGCATCCGGTGTGGGAATCTCTCACATTTAACTGGTATGGCGTATGCGACAGAGGCCATGATGTAAAATGGGCCGGAATAGATGCAATTTACTAACGCCATTCGCTATTCCCTGTTTTTCCTCAGGGAGCCGACGTTAACTGTACGCACGGCATTCTGAAGCCGCTACACTGCGCTTGTATGGTTGCCGACGCAGATTGCGTTGAACTACTGCTGCAAAAAGGAGCGGAGGTAAAAGGGTTTAAAAAACATTCCTTTAAACTGGATACAGGAGAGCCATTCAGTTGGGAGCTGATGCAGCCGCAGTAAAGACGCCCTGTAGTTTGAAAGAAAATCAGCTTGCAGCCAACCGATCAAAAatacctgaaaaaaaaaacaaaaaaaaccttcggTTTTGGTGTGCGTCTGGTTCTCAGTGAACCATAGTTACTGTACCATGATCTTGAAAGGATGTATTTTAACTCCGAAGGCTTAAAGTTGTGTAGATGTACAGCACTTGTATATAGTTCAGTGACTTGTATTAATGGCATCTGCCTTATGCCCTAGTCTGGCAAATGTGCacttacagagctgcacagctgaTGTTACACAATTCGGGAAGTCTTTCCTTACCTTTTTTGGGAGCGTGTGTCTGCAGTTtgactctctcacacacacaccagtttggggaggaaggaggttTTGTGGCTAATGCCTAGGATTGGGTGTTTGAAGATCTAGGTTACGTTATTGACTTTAGCACaagcttcctgtgtgatcttgggcaagtcactgaccccctcccccccgtgcctGAGTTTCCTTTTCTgtaaaacagaggtaaaaattcCCTACGTTGTCAGAGTGTTGCAATGCAGAGTTAATGCTGCGAACACTGGTAAAACTCCcaccaacttcagtgggagcagagttaggttaATGCCGAATGTTCTGCAAATCCCAAAGATCTGTTAATGCGTAACACCCGTCTCCCAAGAATCCATTCCTCTGTCTCTGCAGGTCAACGCCCTAGACGGGTACAACCGAACAGCCCTTCATTATGCAGCAGAAAAAGATGAGACCTGCGTTGAGATCCTCTTAGAATACGGCGCAAACCCCAGTGCGCTGGATGGGAACAAGGACACGCCCCTCCATTGGGCTGCCTTTAAAAACAATGCGGAGTGTGTCCGAACGCTTTTGGAGAACGGCGCCTTGGTTAATGCTCGGGATTATAATGATGACACACCCCTGAGCTGGGCTGCCATGAAGGGAAACCTAGAGAGCGTGAGCATACTCCTGGATTTCGGAGCGGAGGTCAGGGTGGTTAATTTGAAAGGCCAGACGCCGATATCTAGGCTGGTTGCGTTGTTGGTCAGAGGACTTGGTACCGAGCGAGAAGATTCTTGCTTTGATCTTCTTCACAGAGCTATTGGACACTTTGATTTAAGGAAAAATGGGAATATGCCCAGGGAGGTAATGAGAGATCAGCAGCTGTGTGAAAAacttaccctgctctgctccgCCCCAGGTACCTTAAAGACACTGTCTCGCTACGCGCTGCGGCGTAGCCTGGGTGTCCAGTTCCTGCCGGAtgcagtgaaggagcttcctTTGCCTGAGTCCCTGAAAGAATATCTGTTGCTCCTTAGATAAGCGAGCGGTAAAATTCTAGGGGATTCTGTGCTTGATTCACTGCCCCCTATTCCTTATGCTTTATGGGGATGCCAGTAACATAACTAGATTTGTGACTCGATCCGTGACATCACAGACACtgggttcctcctcctcctcactctgaTGGTCAAGCTGATGATCAGTCGCCATCCAAGATTACTCCAGGCTCTAGGGCTCCCTCTCCTGTCTCACCCAGAGCTCCATACAGGACGGTGACCTCCATGGTGGCAGCTGGCACTACTGGTGGCTTGAAAGGTGTGTGAGGGGAAATACTTGTGCTATTTCTTCCTGCACGGGCCTGTTCCCCATCTCCAGCCTCTGGATTGCTCTCCGAGTTCAGTACCAAGCCACCGGCCGTCTCACAAGACATTGCGGAACAGAATTTGTCACCTTCCCTGCCACGGAAAGACAAATTATCATCCTGCTTTCTGGAGACTTAGGTGTGGCCTTTAGCGAGAGAGATGCCTTCTCAATTAGGTGTGGAGAGCAGGCAAGGGGGGATCTATTCCTGTTGGAAGGAATTAAGTATGGGGCGGAGTCTTGGAGCATGGGAAAATCCCACATGGTTGCTCTTGCCTGTTGGAGGAAGTGAGCTGGTGCCAGTCAGCTTCTGTGCTGTCTCGACTGAGTCAACCAGGCAGCAAGCAGGACTCCTGCTTGCAGACTTGTTAGTTTTAGTGGTAGttcccaccccaagcacatgtATTTAGTTTGTATTTTTTCATAGACCTTGGAAGGAGAGCTCCTTCCTACAGAGTGTTTGTATCTCTAATCAATGCTTTCCGCACTGCACCTCCCCACGCCTAAAGCACAGCACCCAGCCCTCTGGATGGAGGGAGTCATGAGCAGAGATGGAGAACTGTAGGGAAGGTAAGCCCTGTCTGGAGAGACACCGGTTTTCCCTTCACAACATGCACTGGgggatttccctccccccacttatTATTTCTAAGATGCATCAACTCTTAATTGTGGGGGAAGGAGATATTTTAAATGTGTTCCTAACAAAGCAAGTAGCGTGAACGCAGGCGTTTTCCAAGAGCAGGGTAGGGTGGGTGTGAGACGCCTTGGTGCTCCCGTAGCACCAGTAAGAGAGGTCGCCTGGCTCACTACTGCTGCGGGATCGTTAAGGAAAGAGTAGTAcccagcactgctgctgggatccagcagcacttTCCAGAGCCCCTGAACTGCATCGTCTCTGGCTGATTTCAGAAAGGCTCCAGTGGAGCTGTCCTTGACCATGACTGCAGTAATGGTGGCTATTAAGCAGTGCTGTGTGGGTGTGATTGTAGGGCAggcgggtggggggcagggggaggtatTAAAGTGGGGAGAGTTATGGGATTCTTACAATATAAAGGGTGCGCCCTCTCGAAAATACAATCGGCAACAACCACACTTTGTCCTAATGAACAGCCCCTCTCAAAATCCTGCACTTCAAATGGTTCAGGTCCTCTGGTGAAAGAACTAGATGCCAAAGTGTGGGGTGGGTCTGCTCCGTGGTGAGGGCTGTTCTCTGCTTCAGGAGATCACCCTGCTGAGAACATGCTTTTCGCATCTCCCAGTGGTGGCGGTGCCCTGCGCTACTGATCTCCAGTCCTGCCTGGTGTGAATGTATTCTGGAGCGGGAGGGATTCTCGGCTTGTAACCCTAGGCACTTGGTTTCTGTGACATATTCACTCACACTAACACGTTTGAAGGTGTTTGGTTAAAGTCTGACACTTGGTTTTACGCTATTCCACTGccatttcactgattttttttttttttgagagcagCGTGTGTGAGAGCTCGCAGCACTTCCAGGAGGGAGAACTGATCAGCAATTCCTCAGGCAGTGCCCCGTTTTTAACAAGACTCTGTTTTCAGTGGGGCGTTCCCTGAAACACAGAGTGACAGCATCCAACTAGGGAGACTGTTCCAAAATAGGAAAAGGAGCTGTTGGAAAGGTCTTCTGTATATAAAACTCTGCCAGGAACCATGAAACACTCCCCCCCACTTCTGGTTTCTGTAGCGATTTGTCTTGTTGCTCTCTGTATTTTATAGTTACAAAAATAAACCACTCAAGACCAGCTCTAAGCAGCTCCTGTGCTAGCTCTCTTTTCACTGATGCTGTCTGGGTACTATGGGATTCTCTCCCTATTAAACTGGCTTTGTTGCTCAGGCCTGGGCTACGTTACAGAGAAGTGCTGTACATCGACCTAACTGTAAGTGTCTATGCGAAAATGTAACTCGCCCACTACACCAACCTAATAACTTCACCTCTGCGGGAAGCGTAGTGCTTAAATCGATGCTGTTAGGTTGACGCGGTGAAAGTGTAGGCACCGCATTGCTTACATTGCCTGTTACATggagctgacagctggagccccgccACCCATTGAGGGAttagggggtgggaaggagattCTGAGCCTGGCCTGGTGAAggatgagtgggggcagggggaaaagggGAGCCCGAGCCCAAGCCTGAGCTATCTCCTGGTGAGGGATTGGGGTGGGAGCGGAGATTTGGTTAAATTAGTGTgtgcgctcctggtgaggatgcacatcGCTGACTGAAGGAGCTAGTGTGGACCTTAAAAATCAAACGAACCACTGCAGTGGCTGTACGTCGACttcattttgtagtgtagacgtgccctgagACTCTTCACAAATCCTTTTGCTGTCCTGGCAACGATCGCAGCATTTCTAGGAGACCGAGTTCAGCTCTAAAATGACTCCTCTCCTCTCGTGTTTGGGAAGCCCCTGAAAATGGAAGGGAAGGTAGCCTTTGCCCTTTGGATGATGGGACCTGATGGGTCTCAGTACGTCCGAGGGTATTTAGCTACTGGTCAGAAGAGCCATGAGGGCCATCAGCTTAGCTAGTGCCAGGAGAAGCCAACCTcctcagagctggttgaaaaaaggTAAGTGTGTTTTGGGAAAATCTTTTTTGGGGAGAGGAACCCCAATTTATTGTTTTGGTGGGAAATAGTCCACTTGTCTTAACAAACACAAACTCCCCTCCAGGACAAGATGTCATTTTTTCCCCCGcactcactttatttttatttactctttttctagaaaaacttattttaaaaaacaggccctagttcagaatgaaaacaaatgtcaacattttgttttgaaattttttgtaaaaattgagcgcgggggggggggggattttctgCCACACTGTCAactcttttttctgttttttaacaaaataaaaagctTCCACTGTCTCTCCTCTTCACCTTGAATTTCCCTCCTCCGGCCCCTCCAGAGACCAGGATTCTCTTCCTGAGGAGGGCTTGTTTAGCGCAGCTGTTGGTATTTGTCCAAGTATCTGACCCGCTAGCACCTCTGCTGCAGTGTGACCTTTCGAATGAAGGTATTAGCAGCAGTGGAGGGGATAAAGGGCTTGAATTCACGTGCATGTGACGAAGCTGATAGAGATGGTATCTGTAACATTCTTTGGCTCTGGCCTCAGCTCCTGCGAACTACTGGCTACTGTGTGTTGTGATACGGAATTGTCATCCCGGAGGGGGAGGGATCATGGTTGTGGGGGGGCATTATAGGCTAGGGGACTAGGACTCGGACCAGGTCTCCATTAGACACTTCTGCCAGCATAGAAATGTTGGTTAGAGGAGTGACTTTTGGTGACCTTTCTGTACCGGCAAAAGCCCTAATGTAGATGCAGTGATACCAGCTCCAAagtgcttttgctggcataggtTATGTCACTGGAGGAGCTGGTATAAGCTATCCCAGCACCAGCCAGTATGAGATGCATCTGCCCTAGGAAGGTTTGCCAGCTATACAGGTAATCCTTTactagtgtagactaggcttctggagagctgggttccattctctgctgggtgacctagttgaccctgtgcctctgtttccccagtgAGGGGGCTCATAGTTCTCTGCTGCAGAAGGGTGTTGAGGAGAAATTCCACTCGAGAAAGTGAGGTGCTCAGAAACCAGTGCTGTGTGAAGCATCCAGCTAGCTGGACATGAACAGATGATGCCTAGTGTGTGTTCAAACAGTGGCATTCATAGTGCATTGATCGGTTAAGTATTTGATTGAAGTAGTTTGCTAGAAAAGCAGGATGCTGAAGTAGAATCTCACCCAGACCCTGCGTACATACTCCAGTAGTGAGCCCATATCCCCGCCATGGCTATGCTGCTGCTTTAATAAGCGATCTCAGGGATGCCTAcgtgtgctgcagtcacacctctgactgattgcagtgtagacagacccttataagctctttggggaagggactgtcgttttgttgtgtgtttgtccagcacctaAGCTCAGTACCGATGTGGAcacaacaaatggatataaactggccatcaggaagcttagggtatggctacactggcgatttgcagcgctggaaagcctccaccaacgctgcaattagtaagtggccacacctgcagggcacttccagcgctgcaactccctggctgcagcgctggccgtatacctcactcggcatggggaataaggattccagtgctggtgctgcagcgctggtcatcaagtgtggccacacaccagcgctgtgattggcctccagggtataaggtgtatcccagaatgcttttataaattactctctttgttttgttatgcagcctctctttgttttgttgtgaacgagctccaatcggagctccgttgccgcttatctaaaaaacaaacagagctcctgtttgctgtgatcatctgtacctggctgtaaacaatcaaatgagaagcaggcagggagagtgaatgaaacagaacggagccgagctctgttgaactgcttatctaaaaaaacaaacactgatcacagcaaacaggagctatctgtatctggctgtgaacgatcaaatgagaggcaggggaaacagcgttggaggcaggctgtttgcaagactttaagggttcgcaaacattttgtgatttttccaatccggGAAGCtcacacacagtgttggctccaaaaatccactctctctctccccccgctccctgtcacactagaccccaccccacccccctcttttgaaaagcacgttgcggccacttgaatgctgggatagctgcccacaatgcacctctcaatacagcgctggaaatgctgcaagtgtggccacactgcagcgctggtagctgtgagtgtggccacacaccagcgctgctcctacacagctggatgaccagcgctgcaaactaccagcgctgcaaaccgtaagtgtagccatacccttagacttgaaattagacgaaggtttctaaccatcagaggagtgaagttctggaacagccttccaaggggagtagtgggggcaaaagacatagtTGGCTTCAAGAGTAAGCTTGATAAGCTTACGGAGGGGATGGAGTAATGAGATTGGTccttgactattagcagtaaatatgcccaatggcttgtgatgggatgttagatggggtgggatctgtgttactacagagaattgtctggctggtgagtcttgcccacgtgctcagggtttagctgatcaccatatttggggtcaggaaggaattttcctccagggcagattggcagaagccctgggggtttttcgccttcctctgcagcgtggggctcgggtcacttgctggaagattctctgcacctttaagtctttaaaccatgatttgaggacttcaatggctcagacacagatttgatacaggagtgggtgggtgagattctgtagcctgcgttgtgcaggaggtcagactagatgatcataatggtcctttctgaccttaaagtctatgattcagACAGGTTGATGCAGACGATTCCTGTTCATTCAAGTGTCTGGAGAAGTTAAAACCATAGAGGTGCTCTAGTAATTCTACCCATAACGTTTATTCTCATTTCGCTGGCACTTCCTGCCATAACACGAGCTACTTCAGAAACACGGCGGGTTTCTTTTAAAACCGTTACATAAATTAGACTCTAACGTTTTAAAATAGTTAACTCGGATGTAAAAGAAGCCTGATCGACGCATCCATTTAAACTACCCTGTGGAAGCTAAATCAGCCCCAGAAAGtgcatttcaaaactttttttaaccAGTAAATTAGGCAGTTTTATATACCAGGATCTTGCATTGCCATCCTGTGAGTTGTGTGTCTTGTTTTCATACACACACGGCTGGCTGCAGCCCCAACTACTGTATAAATGCTAGACTGCTGCATGCTGAGCTGGGGACGTGAGCTAAAACAGTGAACTTTATTTCAGAGGTCCCTGATGCCAAAAGCTATTTTCAGAGGCAGATCTGCTCTTGTTCCAGCTGTTTTGCCTCGCCAGTGGTTCAGATGTTGGCTTCAGCAGGCACCCCCTTGTGCGTGATGTGTTCCAGGTGGGCTTTCTCAGAGGTATCCAAGTCGGCCTTGTATTTGGCCAGAATCTTTAAGATTGGACGAAGTTTTAGCCACCACTGTTGTTTGGGGAGGCGGTGCCTGTTGAGGAGAGAGGAATGTATATTGTAAAAACCACTCCCGAACATGGGACACACGTTAGGCATGTCGCTTGATGCAATACTGGAAGGTGCTTTATGGCACAACTGCTCTGTactcttcatagaatatcagggttggaagggacctcgggaggtcatctagtccaaccctctgctcaaagcagaacccaTCCCCAGACtttttcccccagatccctaaatagccccctcagtGATtttaactcacaaccctgagtttagcaggccagtgctcaaaccactgagctatccctccccctttactcTGTCTTCTCCCGGTTTCTTAAATGAGTTGAGCAGTGGGGCTTCCACCACTTCTCTTGGGATGCTATTCTGTACACTGAGAGATCTCCCCAGTTGGAAGACTTACCTGATGTTCAACGTAAGACACAGGAATATCATAATTAGAGACCAGCCCTCTACAACCTCCCTCCTTGCTTCCTAACCCTTTCCAATGTTGTTTTCGTATCCTCCCTTACTCGTCAATTTGTCACCAGTGTGGTAGATGCACAGGAAAGGGGGAGAATATTTGGAAAACCTACTCAAAATCTGTCTGTTCTTCGAGTTCGGCGAGTGGCTGGAAGACGAGACTCCGTCTGCGCATGCCCAAGAGGCAGGCTGATTCCGCAGTGTTGGCAAAGATACGACCTGTAAGGAATTGGAGTGAACCCATCTTAGTACTTCAGGACCCATCCCTCCAGTTCATCTGCAGCTCGCTGATTGTGTGCCCAACTGCATGTGCAGAGGGGGCAAAAACCTGGACAAAGAGGCAGAGAACAAAGCGAGGCAGCCTTAGGCCACCCTCAAATGTGACAGGGAGGCCTCTTGCTGAATGCTATGGGATTGCACAGTCCCCCTGAGCC
Protein-coding sequences here:
- the ASB8 gene encoding ankyrin repeat and SOCS box protein 8 isoform X1; its protein translation is MWYIMQSIQSKYSLSERLIRTITAIRSFPHDNVEDLISRGADVNCTHGILKPLHCACMVADADCVELLLQKGAEVNALDGYNRTALHYAAEKDETCVEILLEYGANPSALDGNKDTPLHWAAFKNNAECVRTLLENGALVNARDYNDDTPLSWAAMKGNLESVSILLDFGAEVRVVNLKGQTPISRLVALLVRGLGTEREDSCFDLLHRAIGHFDLRKNGNMPREVMRDQQLCEKLTLLCSAPGTLKTLSRYALRRSLGVQFLPDAVKELPLPESLKEYLLLLR
- the ASB8 gene encoding ankyrin repeat and SOCS box protein 8 isoform X2 encodes the protein MSFRLRLATAGSHFPYVRGAAALSGLGADVNCTHGILKPLHCACMVADADCVELLLQKGAEVNALDGYNRTALHYAAEKDETCVEILLEYGANPSALDGNKDTPLHWAAFKNNAECVRTLLENGALVNARDYNDDTPLSWAAMKGNLESVSILLDFGAEVRVVNLKGQTPISRLVALLVRGLGTEREDSCFDLLHRAIGHFDLRKNGNMPREVMRDQQLCEKLTLLCSAPGTLKTLSRYALRRSLGVQFLPDAVKELPLPESLKEYLLLLR